GCAGAAATGGGAAATTTCCGAGATTGGGCAAGTGTGCGACATTTTGGGACTGCAAGGCGATGCCGTCGATAACATTCCTGGGATACCGGGCATTGGTGAAAAAACCGCCAAGAAATTGATACAAGAATACGGCTCTGTGGAAAATCTTATCGCCAACGCCGACAAGCTCAAAGGCAAGCAAAAAGAAAACGTCGTGAATTTTGCGGCGCAAGGAATTTTGTCTAAAGAACTGGCTACCATTGATATAAATGTTCCGCTTCCGTTTGATGAAGAAGATTTGTTGCTTTCGCCTCCGAACCGTGAAGCGATACGCGCTTTGTTTGAGGAGTTAGAATTTAAAACATTTATCCGCAAAGTGTTGGGCGAAGAACAAACCGCAGCCGCTACACCAGCCACCGCGCCCAAACCCGCCAACACCAACGGACAATTAGGACTTTTTGGGGGAGAAGCTCCCGCCACTGCTGCACCTACCCAAACCAGTCTTTTTGGGGAAGAAGCAAGCCAAGAGGAAACCCCAGCTTTACCCAAACAAACCATACACACAACCGCGCACCAATATCACATCGCCGACACGCCCGAATTGCGCCGCCGTTTGGCTTCGTTTTTGGCTTTGCAATCTGAGTTTTGTTTTGATACCGAAACCGACTCACTGGACACGGCTACGGCCGAATTAGTGGGGCTGTCGTTTGCGTATTTGGCAACTGAGGCGTTTTATGTGCCCGTGCCCAAAGGCCGCGAGCAAGCTCTTGAAGTGTTGGAAGATTTTAGGCAAGTATTTGAAAATGAAAATATTACAAAGATTGGCCAAAACATCAAATTTGATTGGGCGGTACTTCGCAATTATGGTTTTTCGCTCAAAGGGCAGTTGTACGATACCATGTTGGCGCATTATCTGCTCGAACCCGACGCGCGGCACAACATGGACGTTTTGGCCGAAAAATACTTGAATTATTCGCCTGTTTCCATTGAAACTTTGATTGGCAAAAAAGGCAAAAATCAGGGAACAATGCGCGATGTGCCTTTGGCCGACATCGCCGAATACGCCGCCGAAGATGCCGACATTACGCTACAACTCAAGCAAATTTTTGCCCCAGAAATCAAAGCTCAAGAGCTTGAAAATCTGTTGTTTGAAGTGGAAATGCCTTTGGTGAAAATTTTGGGAGAAATGGAAGCGGAAGGCGTGCGCGTGGACACGGCAGTTTTGGCCGAACTTTCCACACAATTGGGCGCGGAAGTGGCCGAAATCGAAACTAAAATTTATGGTTTGGCGGGCGAAACTTTCAACATCGCTTCGCCGCTACAATTGGGCAAGATTTTGTTTGAAAAACTCCAACTCGACCCCAAAGCCAAGAAAACCAAAACGGGACAATACGCCACTGGCGAAGAGGTGCTTTCCAAACTGGCGCATCAGCACGAAATCGTGGACATGATTTTGGATTATAGAGAAATGCAAAAACTCAAATCCACGTACATAGACGCGCTGCCGACACTGATTGCGCCACACGATGGCCGTATTCATACCTCTTACAATCAGGCAGTTGCAGCCACTGGACGACTTAGTTCTACCAATCCGAATTTGCAAAATATCCCGATTCGGACAGCCAAAGGCCGCGAAATCAGGAAAGCATTTGTGCCGCGCAACGAGCAATTTCAGATACTTTCGGCGGATTATTCGCAAATTGAATTGCGGATTATGGCCTCGTTCAGTGGCGATGAAACCATGAAACAGGCTTTTGCGGAAGGCAAAGACATTCACCGCATTACGGCAGCCAAAATCTATAAAGTAACGCCCGAAGAAGTGGATTCCGATATGCGCCGCAAGGCCAAAACTGCCAATTTTGGGATTATTTACGGGATTTCGGCGTTTGGTTTGGCTGAGCGGCTCAACATTCCGCGCCGCGAAGCTGCCGAACTTATCGAGGCGTATTTTGGGGAATTTCCAGCCGTCAAACGCTACATGGACGGCGTAATCAATACGGCGCGTGAGCAAGGTTATGTTACTACGCAACTTGGCCGCCGTCGTTATTTGCCCGATATTAATTCCCGCAACCAAACGTTGCGCGGTTATGCCGAACGCAACGCCATCAACGCGCCGATTCAGGGGACTGCCGCCGACATGATCAAATTGGCCATGATTCGGGTACAAAATTGGTTGCAAACGCAGCCGCTCCAAACGCGCATGGTGTTGCAGGTGCATGACGAATTGGTTTTTGATGCCTACACGCCCGAAATCGAACTAATTACGCCCCAGATTATCAGCCTCATGGCCGATGCCTTGCCGCTGGCCGTGCCTGTGGAAGTAAGCGTCGGGACGGGTATCAACTGGCTGGAAGCGCACTAAAATTGTATTGCTTTTTTACCAAAAATTCAATTGATTTACAGATAATTAAATCGCATTTAACTTCTACTAAAAACGCTTATGAAACTTCTCAAGATTTTGGCTGGTGTGGTGTTTGCTGGCATTTTTGGCTTTTTTATGTTCGTGCTTTTCGGGCATTATAGCGAAGGCGAGCGCGGCGGAACAGTCTCGAAAATGAGCCGCAAAGGATTTGTGTTTAAAACCTACGAAGGGCAATTGAACGTTGGCGGTTTGGCTGGCGAAACGGGCAGCCCTGCCAGTGCTTTATGGAATTTTTCGGTGGACGGCAGCGACAAAGACGTAATCCAACGCCTTGATTCTGCGCTACTTAATGGCCGTCGCGTGAAAGTGCATTATGTAGAAAAATACTATACGTTTCCGTGGCAAGGCGAAACCAATTATTTCGTGGACAAAGTGGAACACATTAAATAAAAACGAAAAAAGGCTATCTGATTCAATGGATAGCCTTTTTTTATTTTTAAAATTATTCTTTAATAAATCGTTGCAATGGAATGCTTGCGTCAGAGAATTTCACTATATAAATACCTGATGGCCAGCTTTGTATATCAATTGCAGTTTGGTTAGTGAATATGGCAGACTGCTGAAATACGGCTTTTCCTTTCAAGTCGAAGACCGAAATTTCAGGCAAGACGTAGGCCTCAACCGCGGAAATTTGCAAGGTATTGTGGGCTGGATTCGGAGAAAGATTAAGGTGAGTTTGAGCAAAGCTAACCGCTACCACAGGCGAAAACGTACTTGTACCGTCGTAGTCTGTTTGTTGGAGTTTGTAGTAGTTGGAGGCTTGGGCACGTGCGTCGGTGTACTGATAATTGCGGGTGGTGTTGGAGTTGCCCGCGCCATTGATTTGCGCGATGGCCGTCCATGTTCGGGCATCAGTGCTGCGATAAAGCGTAAATGCCTGATTATTAATTTCGGAGGCTGTAGTCCAAGATACAATTACCGTGTTGGTGTTTACGGATTTGGCGGCGAATTTGGCCAAAGAAATAGGCAAAGGAGAACTGGGAATAGAGTTGAGCCAATTGGCAAACGGAACATTGTTATTATCCATATAATCTTTGTCCGCTAAATTGGCCGTAGTTGTTCCGAAGTTATTGTTGTTCACATTGCCGTTCACGTACAAACCGTATGGACTTGTCGTATTGCTATTACTAACCGTTGCACCTGCACCTGTAAAGTTAATATCCTGATGCACATATACTTGTGCCCCATTATTAACCGTAAAATTCATGCCGCCGCTATTGCTTGTTACATTTCCAAATATTGCAGCACGAGCATTTTGATTAAAAACAATGCCATTGCTTTCCATATTTAGATTGCCTTTTACCACCAAATCAGCATAAGGTGGCGGGTTTACACTCGTGCCCACCGTAATCGGGACAGTAGAAGTAAGGCTACTTTCTGCCGTAAAAGTCCCGCCCGGATAGACATGTAAAGGATTGGATGACAAGCTAATAGACCCTATACCCGAATAGTTTCCATATATATTCATCTCCGCAGAAGAAGTAGTCGTTCCGTTGATGGTTACGCTGCCCCCAGGCATCACATTAAAAACAGCCAAGTTTGTGAAGTTTCCAGTAACTACCAGATTACCATAAACATTGATAGTTCCGCCATTGGCCGTAAAATCGCCATTTATTGTTAGCGTGTGTCCCGCCGCAACATTGAGTGGAGTTGCATTGACACTATAACTACCAGCATGAGAGACGTTATTGTTCACATCTATCTGCCCCCAACCATTGGTGGGGTAAGGGCCGCCATATCCTGATGTATTATTCCAAGTGGAAGGCGTATTCCAGTCGCCATCAGCAACTGTGGCATAATTCTGAGCCGAGAGATTTACTGTACATAGTACAAGTAAAAATAAGAGTAATTTTTTCATGGTTTTTAAGAAAGTCTGAGATGAGAAATGATATAGAGGTATCAACAATAATACACAAAGTTACTATCTATCAATAAATTACACAAAAATATGACAAGGCGCATTGTAAGGTAATAATATAAAAAATGACCGTAACAATATTCTAGACTTAAGTTATTTTCAATAAATACAATTATAGAATTGCTTCAACTCTTATTTCTCTGTTTTTTTACAATCATTTTTTTATTAAATGATGTAAGCTAATTTTATAATTAACAATAGATTGTATTTTTCATATATTATAATATAACAAACGCAAACATAGCAAACTATATCGTATCAACCTAATATTCCATAACAAAACCAATTCTTTTACAGATAAAGTAAAATTGCCACAAAACAAAAAAGGCTATCTGTCGAATTAGATAGTCTTTTTTGTTTTGTAATATTATAGGTTAAATATTGTAAATAGTGGCCAACATCATGAGTGCAACTGTTGCGGTGATGATGCCGAAAGCTCCAAACGATGTGGAAGCAATGCGCCATTTTTCGTGTATCCATTGGCGGAATGTATAAATGCCAAGCCCCAATGTGAGCAGTATCAAGGGAATAGTAAATAAGTTTACCATAGCTCCGAAAAATACCCCTGTTTGGAGATGAAAATGAGAAATGCTAATTAGGCCAGCGAAATACACGAAAATAGGAATACTTCAGCTTACTATTTTTTGAAAATCAGCTACATCACAAAACTTTGTTAGAGAAGTGATTATAAATTTTAGTGGCGTACTTGCGTGTGTTGCTTGAATTAAAACTGTTACTTTGCTTATCGAAATAAAATTTTAAAGCATAAATCAATGATTATCAATCACTATACAGTTACCGAACGCTTTTTGCGCTACGTGCAAATAGACACGCAAAGCGACCCCAACTCCCCTACTTGTCCTTCTACGGAAAAACAAAAAAACTTAGGGCGTGTGTTGGTGGAAGAGCTACTTGCCATGGGTATTTCGGACGCGCATCTAGACGAACACGGCTACGTGTATGCTACAATTCCCTCAAACACAGACAAAAACGTGCCTGTGATTTGCTTTTGCTCGCACATGGACACTTCGCCAGATTGTAGCGGTGCAAACGTGAAACCTGTCGTACATCGCAACTACGACGGATTGGAATTGCTTTTGCCTGCCGACCCGACGCAGGTAATCCGCCCAAGCGAACACCCGTCATTGCGTAAACAAATCGGCAACGACATTATCACTGCCGACGGCACTACCCTACTGGGTGCCGACAACAAAGCGGGTGTGGCCGAAATCATGGACGCGGCGCATTGGCTGATGACAAACCCGCAAATTAAGCACGGCAAAATCCGTATTTTATTTACGCCAGACGAGGAAATCGGGCGCGGCGCGGACAAAGTCAATATTGAGAAATTAGGCGCGGATTATGGCTATACAATGGACGGCGAAGAGGCTGGTCATTTGGAAAACGAAACTTTCTCGGCAGACGGCGTTGCTCTGACCATTCACGGTATTAGCGCACACCCAGGTTTTGCCAAAGGCCAGATGCTGAGTGCCTTAAAAATCGCTTCGGAAATCGTGGCGGCTTTACCCAAAACAATATTAAGCCCCGAAACCACCGAGAAAAAAGAAGGTTTTATTCACCCCGTGAGCATGAGCGGCGGCGTAGAAAAAACAACGGTGCAGTTCATTATCCGCGATTTTGAGGAAGCGGGTTTGGTGGCGTTGGAGCAGACGTTAGAAGGAATCGTAAAAGCGGTATTAGTGAATTACCCGCAAGCTCGCTACGATTTTGTGGTAAGCAATCAGTACCGCAACATGAAGCAGGTTTTGGACAAAAATCCTGAAATCGTAACCAACGCCTTGGAAGCCATTTCGCGCGCGGGACTTGAGCCAGTATTGTCGAGCATTAGAGGCGGAACGGACGGTTCGAGACTTTCGTACATGGGCTTGCCTTGCCCGAATATTTTTGCAGGCGAACACGCTTTTCACTCCAAATACGAGTGGGTTTCGGTGCAGGATATGCAAAAAGCGGTGGATACGATTGTGCATTTGTGCATGATTTGGGAAGAAAAAGCCTAAGAAATTAGCCCTACGAAAAAAAACTTTAAAGGTTAATTTATTGGTATAAAATACATTGCAAATAATTTTTATTTTTGTGAAAACAAAAGTTTGGAATTGCAAAAACAAACAACTTACTTTGTGCCCACAAAAACGGAGGATGTAGTTCAGTCGGTTAGAACGTCGGTTTGTGGTACCGAAGGTCGTGGGTTCGAGCCCCATCTTCCTCCCCAGAAAGTTAAAGCTATCTCAGCAATGAGGTAGCTTTTTTGTTTTGTTCAAATTTGCATTTATCTGACGCTTTTATTTCATCATTTCATCATTAAAGACATAAAAAACAGCGATAGAGACGCGTATCTTAAAATGAGGCAATTATTTATGATAAAACAATTCTTGATTTTTGGTATTCTCAGCGTGCTTTTGGGTAGTTGCAGCGTGTTGCAAAACATGAGCAAAAAGGGTTTGGGTAATGGTTTTTACAACGAACAAAGCAGTAGCAAAGAACGCCGTAAAGTTTATATTGACATTCAAGACGACGAGACAATTTGCGCCTATGCCACCAAAAATAACAATGGACAATTGGTGATAGACACGTCCCAAGCTTGCCAACTTTATAGTCAGGAATTAAAAAAGGATTTGACCCAAACCATTATCCTGAGCAAACCCTCATTTGATATTGATTTTCTGACCATTCCCCTCAAATACAGGCCGAAACAAACAGATGTTCCCGCGCAACTCAACGCCAACCTGAATGGCGCATTTTATTTTGGCTACCGAACGGATAAATATGTCATAAATTACAATGCCACGCCTGTTGGGAAAGCCAACCGCAACATCAATCACTTTGGCTTTTCGATGGGCGCGTTTACGGGCATCGGCACTACGTTTATGTCGCCAACCAACACCAACAATCATTTGCAACAAGAATACGATGGCATTGTTTGGAGTAAAGGCATCGCTAGTATTTTTGCGGCCAATAATTTTACAGTCGGCCTTTCGGTTGGGTTTGATAATTTATTAGACAAAAATCACAATATTTGGATATATCAAACGAAAACTTGGCTGGGGCTTGCCTTTGGTCTGAATCTTAACTAACAGAAACAATGAAAAATACCCAGTCTTTTTTCCCTGCCGAAACCAAAATCTACATGGGTTTCCCGACCAATATTGTTATTTTTTTTGCAGTTGGAGTAATATTTATATTGGTGGGATTTTCAGGTTTTTATTTCAATGAAACGCAGGCCATTTGGCCAAGTCTGATTTTGGGCAATATCTTAATC
This genomic stretch from Flexibacter flexilis DSM 6793 harbors:
- the pepT gene encoding peptidase T; the encoded protein is MIINHYTVTERFLRYVQIDTQSDPNSPTCPSTEKQKNLGRVLVEELLAMGISDAHLDEHGYVYATIPSNTDKNVPVICFCSHMDTSPDCSGANVKPVVHRNYDGLELLLPADPTQVIRPSEHPSLRKQIGNDIITADGTTLLGADNKAGVAEIMDAAHWLMTNPQIKHGKIRILFTPDEEIGRGADKVNIEKLGADYGYTMDGEEAGHLENETFSADGVALTIHGISAHPGFAKGQMLSALKIASEIVAALPKTILSPETTEKKEGFIHPVSMSGGVEKTTVQFIIRDFEEAGLVALEQTLEGIVKAVLVNYPQARYDFVVSNQYRNMKQVLDKNPEIVTNALEAISRAGLEPVLSSIRGGTDGSRLSYMGLPCPNIFAGEHAFHSKYEWVSVQDMQKAVDTIVHLCMIWEEKA
- the polA gene encoding DNA polymerase I gives rise to the protein MARPEKKLFLLDAMALIYRAHFAFSKAPRVTSTGLNTSAVFGFTNTLLEVLNKEKPTHLGVAFDTAAPTFRHINFPAYKAQREAQPEDITIAIPLVIRLLKAFNIPVLMLEGYEADDIIGTMAKHAARNDFEVFMMTPDKDYGQLVEEHVYLYKPAFMGNGVEVLGVPEILQKWEISEIGQVCDILGLQGDAVDNIPGIPGIGEKTAKKLIQEYGSVENLIANADKLKGKQKENVVNFAAQGILSKELATIDINVPLPFDEEDLLLSPPNREAIRALFEELEFKTFIRKVLGEEQTAAATPATAPKPANTNGQLGLFGGEAPATAAPTQTSLFGEEASQEETPALPKQTIHTTAHQYHIADTPELRRRLASFLALQSEFCFDTETDSLDTATAELVGLSFAYLATEAFYVPVPKGREQALEVLEDFRQVFENENITKIGQNIKFDWAVLRNYGFSLKGQLYDTMLAHYLLEPDARHNMDVLAEKYLNYSPVSIETLIGKKGKNQGTMRDVPLADIAEYAAEDADITLQLKQIFAPEIKAQELENLLFEVEMPLVKILGEMEAEGVRVDTAVLAELSTQLGAEVAEIETKIYGLAGETFNIASPLQLGKILFEKLQLDPKAKKTKTGQYATGEEVLSKLAHQHEIVDMILDYREMQKLKSTYIDALPTLIAPHDGRIHTSYNQAVAATGRLSSTNPNLQNIPIRTAKGREIRKAFVPRNEQFQILSADYSQIELRIMASFSGDETMKQAFAEGKDIHRITAAKIYKVTPEEVDSDMRRKAKTANFGIIYGISAFGLAERLNIPRREAAELIEAYFGEFPAVKRYMDGVINTAREQGYVTTQLGRRRYLPDINSRNQTLRGYAERNAINAPIQGTAADMIKLAMIRVQNWLQTQPLQTRMVLQVHDELVFDAYTPEIELITPQIISLMADALPLAVPVEVSVGTGINWLEAH
- a CDS encoding T9SS type A sorting domain-containing protein yields the protein MKKLLLFLLVLCTVNLSAQNYATVADGDWNTPSTWNNTSGYGGPYPTNGWGQIDVNNNVSHAGSYSVNATPLNVAAGHTLTINGDFTANGGTINVYGNLVVTGNFTNLAVFNVMPGGSVTINGTTTSSAEMNIYGNYSGIGSISLSSNPLHVYPGGTFTAESSLTSTVPITVGTSVNPPPYADLVVKGNLNMESNGIVFNQNARAAIFGNVTSNSGGMNFTVNNGAQVYVHQDINFTGAGATVSNSNTTSPYGLYVNGNVNNNNFGTTTANLADKDYMDNNNVPFANWLNSIPSSPLPISLAKFAAKSVNTNTVIVSWTTASEINNQAFTLYRSTDARTWTAIAQINGAGNSNTTRNYQYTDARAQASNYYKLQQTDYDGTSTFSPVVAVSFAQTHLNLSPNPAHNTLQISAVEAYVLPEISVFDLKGKAVFQQSAIFTNQTAIDIQSWPSGIYIVKFSDASIPLQRFIKE